One stretch of Zingiber officinale cultivar Zhangliang chromosome 6B, Zo_v1.1, whole genome shotgun sequence DNA includes these proteins:
- the LOC121989287 gene encoding serine/threonine-protein kinase STY13-like isoform X1, which yields MELYQKLDEGSNMSIDSVRSLQTSIDGGSAAMSLENSSVGSNNSRTGILHHTGLRLFPGVNFSVGHSVLRPGRVSHAMNEDALAQTLMDPRYPTESLENYDEWTLYLRKLNMGVAFAQGAFGKLYKGTYDGQDVAIKLLEKPENDLERALVMEQQFRQEVMTLANLKHPNIVRFIGACRKLMVWCIVTEYAKGGSVRQFLMKRQNRSVPLKLAVKQAIDVAKGMEYIHGLGFIHRDLKSDNLLIFSDKSIKIADFGVARIEVKSEGMTPETGTYRWMAPGFPSISNYTILFAIFPWSKQSSTCIGVSHLKIYWERVDFVLFTKGAY from the exons ATGGAACTTTACCAAAAGCTGGATGAGGGTTCTAACATGTCGATAGATAGTGTTAGAAGCCTTCAGACGAGCATTGATGGTGGGTCGGCTGCCATGTCCTTGGAAAACAGCAGTGTCGGATCGAACAACTCTAGGACTGGAATACTTCACCATACTGGACTCCGTCTATTCCCGGGTGTCAATTTCTCTGTGGGGCATAGCGTGCTGAGACCTGGTAGGGTCTCTCATGCTATGAACGAAGACGCTTTGGCTCAGACCTTGATGGACCCACGGTATCCTACAGAGTCTCTCGAGAACTATGATGAATGGACCCTATATCTAAGGAAGTTGAATATGGGGGTGGCCTTTGCTCAGGGTGCTTTTGGGAAGCTCTACAAGGGTACTTATGATGGACAAGATGTTGCTATTAAGCTGCTGGAAAAGCCTGAGAATGATCTTGAGAGGGCATTGGTCATGGAGCAGCAGTTCAGGCAGGAGGTTATGACGCTCGCAAATCTCAAACATCCAAATATTGTCAGATTTATTGGGGCCTGCAGGAAGCTGATGGTCTGGTGCATTGTGACAGAGTATGCAAAGGGTGGATCAGTGAGGCAATTTCTTATGAAGAGGCAGAATAGATCAGTGCCTCTAAAGCTGGCAGTCAAGCAAGCAATAGACGTTGCCAAGGGCATGGAGTATATTCATGGCTTGGGATTCATACACAGGGATCTTAAGTCTGATAATCTACTTATATTTTCAGATAAATCAATTAAGATTGCTGACTTTGGGGTTGCTCGTATTGAGGTTAAAAGTGAAGGAATGACACCTGAAACTGGAACTTATCGGTGGATGGCTCC TGGTTTCCCTAGCATCTCCAATTATACTATTCTTTTTGCTATATTTCCATGGTCGAAACAAAGTAGCACATGTATAGGTGTTTCTCACCTCAAAATATATTGGGAGAGGGTGGATTTTGTTCTGTTTACAAAGGGTGCTTACTGA
- the LOC121989287 gene encoding serine/threonine-protein kinase STY13-like isoform X2, which translates to MELYQKLDEGSNMSIDSVRSLQTSIDGGSAAMSLENSSVGSNNSRTGILHHTGLRLFPGVNFSVGHSVLRPGRVSHAMNEDALAQTLMDPRYPTESLENYDEWTLYLRKLNMGVAFAQGAFGKLYKGTYDGQDVAIKLLEKPENDLERALVMEQQFRQEVMTLANLKHPNIVRFIGACRKLMVWCIVTEYAKGGSVRQFLMKRQNRSVPLKLAVKQAIDVAKGMEYIHGLGFIHRDLKSDNLLIFSDKSIKIADFGVARIEVKSEGMTPETGTYRWMAPLLSSHVVGSSLV; encoded by the exons ATGGAACTTTACCAAAAGCTGGATGAGGGTTCTAACATGTCGATAGATAGTGTTAGAAGCCTTCAGACGAGCATTGATGGTGGGTCGGCTGCCATGTCCTTGGAAAACAGCAGTGTCGGATCGAACAACTCTAGGACTGGAATACTTCACCATACTGGACTCCGTCTATTCCCGGGTGTCAATTTCTCTGTGGGGCATAGCGTGCTGAGACCTGGTAGGGTCTCTCATGCTATGAACGAAGACGCTTTGGCTCAGACCTTGATGGACCCACGGTATCCTACAGAGTCTCTCGAGAACTATGATGAATGGACCCTATATCTAAGGAAGTTGAATATGGGGGTGGCCTTTGCTCAGGGTGCTTTTGGGAAGCTCTACAAGGGTACTTATGATGGACAAGATGTTGCTATTAAGCTGCTGGAAAAGCCTGAGAATGATCTTGAGAGGGCATTGGTCATGGAGCAGCAGTTCAGGCAGGAGGTTATGACGCTCGCAAATCTCAAACATCCAAATATTGTCAGATTTATTGGGGCCTGCAGGAAGCTGATGGTCTGGTGCATTGTGACAGAGTATGCAAAGGGTGGATCAGTGAGGCAATTTCTTATGAAGAGGCAGAATAGATCAGTGCCTCTAAAGCTGGCAGTCAAGCAAGCAATAGACGTTGCCAAGGGCATGGAGTATATTCATGGCTTGGGATTCATACACAGGGATCTTAAGTCTGATAATCTACTTATATTTTCAGATAAATCAATTAAGATTGCTGACTTTGGGGTTGCTCGTATTGAGGTTAAAAGTGAAGGAATGACACCTGAAACTGGAACTTATCGGTGGATGGCTCC GTTACTAAGTTCACATGTGGTGGGTTCCTCATTGGTGTAA